The following is a genomic window from Marinococcus sp. PL1-022.
TTATCAAATGGTAAAAGCAGCAGTGAACGCAGTAGATAAGCCCGTAACGGTGAAAATGCGGATGGGCTGGGACGATGAGCATATACTGGCTGTGGAGAACGCGCAGGCTATTGAGGCCGCCGGCGGTGAAGGCGTTGCGGTACACGGGCGCACCCGGGTGCAGATGTATGAAGGCGTGGCGAACTGGGAAATACTTAAGGAAGTAAAAGACTCGGTGAATATTCCGGTAATTGGCAATGGAGACGTATCTACCCCTCAGGACGCCCAGGCAATGCTTGATACGACCGGAGTGGACGGCGTGATGATCGGCCGTGCCGCCCTTGGGGACCCATGGATGTTTTACCGGACAGTGCAGTATTTGGAAACAGGAAAGCTTGTAGAGGAAGAACCAACTCCGAAGGAAAAAATGGATGTATGTATTGTGCATATGGACCGTTTGATAGAATTGAAAGGCGAAGATGTGGCCGTTCGGGAGATGCGCAAGCATGTGGCCTGGTATCTGAAGGGCATGCACGGCGGCTCCAAGGTACGGGGCAGAGTAAATGAACTGAATACACGCGACGAAGTGGCGGAAACACTATATAATTTTGTCGGTTCTACGGAAGCTCCCAGCATGGCATAAGTATTTGCACTAAGAGCGGCTTCTTTCAGGGAAGCCGCTCTGCTTATGAATGCATCACTGAAACTGGAAACAAACGATGTTTATATAGAAGAAAAATTAAAAACGATCTAAAGGGGAGACTACTATGAGCCAGGATCAAGAGCTGAACGACCAGTTCCGTGTACGCAGGGAAAAAAGAGAGGCATTGATTAATGAAGGAAAAAACCCGTTTGGAGAACGCTTCGCGCGTACGTATGATTCAAAAACCATGCACCGGGAGTTCGACGCTTTCTCTAAAGAGGAGTTAAGCGAAAAAAATACGGATATTACGATAGCAGGTCGCATGGTCACTAAACGTGGAAAAGGAAAAGCGGGGTTTGCACATCTGCAGGATCTTGAAGGGCAGGTCCAGATTTACGTACGGAAAGACGAAGTCGGCGATGAAGCGTACGAAGGCTTTAAGGATATGGATATTGGAGATATTGTCGGGGTGCGCGGCCGTGCATTCAAAACGAACGTAGGGGAACTGTCTGTGCGTGCAACAGAAGTAACCCTTTTAACAAAGGCTCTTCGCCCGCTGCCTGATAAATATCATGGTCTTCAGGATATTGAACAGCGCTACCGCCAGCGCTATTTAGATCTTATTGCGAACCCGGAAGTAAAGGATACGTTTATCATGCGGAGTAAAATTATCCAATCCATGAGAAATCATTTGAACCGCCAGGGCTTTTTGGAAGTAGAAACACCGATGCTTCATACGATACCGGGCGGAGCATCGGCACGTCCATTTGTTACTCATCATAATGCCCTGGA
Proteins encoded in this region:
- the dusB gene encoding tRNA dihydrouridine synthase DusB; the protein is MLKIRDIEMNNPVVLAPMAGVSNPAFRLIAKEFGAGLVCAEMVSDKAILHENEKSMRMLYVDEREKPLSLQIFGGDQETMAGAAEVVDQHTNADIIDINMGCPVPKITKCDAGAKWLLDPDKIYQMVKAAVNAVDKPVTVKMRMGWDDEHILAVENAQAIEAAGGEGVAVHGRTRVQMYEGVANWEILKEVKDSVNIPVIGNGDVSTPQDAQAMLDTTGVDGVMIGRAALGDPWMFYRTVQYLETGKLVEEEPTPKEKMDVCIVHMDRLIELKGEDVAVREMRKHVAWYLKGMHGGSKVRGRVNELNTRDEVAETLYNFVGSTEAPSMA